AAGCTGCTTGTGTGATAATTCATTTTAGGAGATGCAAAAATGTCCTACAAATCTCTGAAATTTTTAATATTATGGATCCCTACTATTGTTGTTGGTTTATGGGAGTACGTCCGGCATGTCTTCCTGCTTCCGTATATTTCAATGGAGCTGGGCAACTTTCTGGCGCCGGCTCTTGTGTTTCTGTTTACGTTAACTTTATTGCGTGGACTGTTCGGCAAGCTGGAACAGACGCAGGAAGCTCTTCAACGGGAACGGGTGTCCAAGGCTTCCTTTCAGCAGCGTGAACAGCTGGCCCGCGAGCTTCATGACGGCATCTCTCAATCGTTATTCCTGCTCTCCGTTAAGCTGGATAAGCTGGAGCATATGGAGCTTGGCAATGATGCAAGGGATACGACTGTTCAAATCCGGCAGACGGTTAAGCATGTGTACGAGGATGTCCGGCAGTCGATCGCGAATCTGCAGTCTCCCGCAGTTGTCGTAGATGATTCGTGGCTGACCGCTATTCATGGCGCAGTGAACGATTTGTTGCAAAACAGCGGCGTTCGCGCAAAGCTCGATTGGCAGCTGCCGGAAGGCGTATTATCCAACAAACAGCTGGTCGAACTGCAGTCGATCATTCGGGAAGCGCTTATGAATGTCCGCAAATACGCGCAGGCGACCGAGGTTCAGGTCATTAGCCGGCAGCATGGCGATGAGGATTTTGTATGCGAAATAAAGGATAACGGGGTAGGGGCTGACCCTAGTCAGATAGACGCGAAGGACCGATACGGCATCCGTATGATGCGGGACCGCGCAGAGCAGATGGGCTGGCTGTTTGACATAAAAAGCGCGGTGGGAGAAGGAACAACGGTACGTATTCAATCCGGAGGTGAAGGGAATGAGTGAAGCAAACGGGCATATTCGCGTGTTTTTGGTGGATGATCATCCCCACGGAAGGGAAGGCATGCGGGAAATTATCGGAGCGGATCCGGAATTTATGGTGGTTGGCGAAGCGGCTAGCGGCGAAGAAGCAATTGCCCGAATCGATGATGTGCTGCCCGATCTGGTGCTGATGGACATCAACATGCCTGGCATGGGTGGATTGGAGGCGACGCAGCAGTTGAAATACCTCTATCCCTCCCTTAAGATTGTCATGGTGACCGTCTCCGACGACATTACCCATTTGTTCGAAGCGATCAAACGGGGAGCTCAAGGTTATCTGTTCAAAAATCTCTCTCCTTCCGCATGGAGAGAATATCTCCGGGCTGTTGTGGATGACGAAGCGCCGATGTCGAAGGAAATTGCCTTTAGGCTGCTGCAGGAGTTTACTTCGGCTGCCTCAAACGGGATAAAGCCGGCAAAGACCGGCTCCAAACCCGGCCATGCCGGTGATGCCTCGGCCATGACAACGCCGCTTACCGCGCGTGAGAAGGATATTCTTGAACGGGTCGTGACAGGAGAGTCGAATAAAGAAATTGCGGTTGCCTTCGGATTATCCGAGCATACGGTCAAGAACCATTTGAAAAATATTTTGCAGAAGCTGCATCTGGATAACCGCGTGCAGCTTACCCGGTATGCCTATGAGCAGGGGATGCTCGAAAAATAAACTTGCCAAGCAGCGAATGGTTGCAAGGAAATAAGGAAATGCATATAATATAGATTATTGTGTCCAAGTGTAAAAAAGATGAAAGCTTTGATGGAGATAAGTAAGCAGAGCTTCCGTACAGGGAGAAGACGCCATGGATTGCGAGCGTCTTTACGGGATTAGGCTGCCGAAGTTCACTCCGGAGCAGACGCCTGAACCGCTTCTAGCCGCCAATGGCTGAAGGCGCATTAGGGAAGGTCCGGTTCCCGCCGTTAACGGGATTTGAGGGGTTGCTGTTTTTTTATGGGCAATCCAAATTAGGGTGGTACCACGGTCTTTCGTCCCTTGCGGGGAGAAAGGCCTTTTTTTGTTGCTATTTTGTTTTAAATTCCACAATGGAGGCGAGATTTTACGATGAAAGAACGTTTGGAAGCATTGCGCGTTGAAGCGCTGCAAGAGCTGCAGCAGGTTGATAATCCGCAGCAGCTGAATGATTTGCGTGTGAAGTACTTGGGTAAAAAAGGGGCGCTGACCGAGATTTTGCGCGGTATGGGCGGCCTCAGCGCGGAAGAGCGTCCGGTTATCGGGCAGGTGGGCAATGATGTTCGCGCCGCAATCGAAGGCGTAATCGACGAGAAGCAAAACGCATTCCTCGCTGCCGAGACGGAAAACCGTCTTCGCGCGGAGACGATTGACGTAACGCTGCCGGGCAAAGCTTTGCCGACAGGCGCGGTACATCCGTTGAACAAAGTTGCGCAGGAAATCGAAGACGTATTCGTAGGCTTGGGTTACTCCATTGCCGAAGGTCCCGAGGTAGAGACCGACTATTTCAACTTCGAAGCTCTTAACCTGCCGAAGAACCATCCTGCCCGCGATATGCAGGACTCGTTCTACATTACGGAAGACATTTTGATGCGCACGCATACGTCGCCGGTTCAGGTCCGTACGATGCAGCAAATGAACGGCAAACCAATCAAGGTTATTTGCCCGGGCAAAGTATACCGCCGCGATGATGACGATGCTACGCATTCGTTCATGTTCAATCAGATTGAAGGCCTTGTCGTTGGTCCTAACATTCGCATGAGCGACCTGAAGGGCACCCTGCTGCAGTTCGTACAGCAAATGTTCGGAGAGCAGGCGCAAATCCGTCTTCGCCCAAGCTTCTTCCCGTTCACGGAGCCAAGCGCGGAGGTTGACGTAACCTGCGTGCAGTGCGGCGGCCATGGCTGCCGGATGTGCAAGCAGACCGGCTGGCTTGAAATTCTCGGCTGCGGCATGGTGCATCCGCGCGTTCTCGAGATGGGCGGCTACGATCCGAAGGAAGTGAGCGGTTTTGCGTTCGGCATGGGCGTAGAACGTATCGCGCTTCTGAAATACGGCATCGACGATATCCGTCATTTCTACACGAACGATCAGCGGTTCTTAAGCCAATTCGCGAGAATGTAAAGGGAGGGGAAACAAGCGATGAAAGTATCTTACCAATGGTTAAATAAATATATTGACTTGACAGGCTACACAGCCGAAGAGTTAGCCGAAAAAATGACGCGCGGCGGTATCGAGATCGACAGCGTGGAATCCTTGAATAAAGGGGTTTCCGGCGTTGTTGTCGGTTACGTAAAATCCCGCGAGAAGCATCCGGATGCCGATAAGCTTAGCGTTTGCAAGATCGATGTCGGTACAGGCGAAGAGCTGCAAATCGTATGCGGCGCGAAAAACGTGGACGCCGGCCAAAAGGTGCCGGTTGCGATGATCGGCGCGAAGCTGCCGGGAGATTTCGCAATCAAACGCGCGAAGCTGCGCGGCGTGGAATCGCAAGGCATGATCTGCTCGGCGAAGGAGCTTGGCATTAACGACAAGCTGCTGCCGAAAGAGCAGCAGGAGGGTATTCTCGTGCTTCCGGAATCGACTCCGGTTGGCACGCCAATCGGCGAAGTGCTTGGCATCAACGACGAGGTGCTTGAGCTGGATCTGACGCCTAACCGTTCGGACTGCCTCAGCATGCTGGGCGTTGCTCACGAGATTGGTGCTTTGACCGGCCGCGAAGTGCGCATCCCCGAACCAGCCGTTAACCATGCGGCAGACCGTGCGGACAGCCATATTGCCGTATCGATCAGCGCTCCGGAGCAATGCTCGCATTACAGCGCGCGTTACATCAAAGGCGTGAAGATTGGCCCATCCCCGCAATGGCTGCAAAACCGCCTGATCGCAGCGGGAGTCCGTCCGATCAGCAACGTGGTTGACGTAACAAACTTCGTGATGCTGGAATATGGCCAGCCGCTGCATGCTTTTGACGCGGATGCCATTACGACAGGCCGAATTGACGTTCGCTTGGCGAAGCAAGGCGAGAAGATCGTAACCCTGGATGACCAGGAACGTACGCTCGAGCCTCAAATGCTTGTTATTACGGATGGAGAGAAGCCTGTAGCCCTGGCTGGCGTCATGGGCGGAGCAAGCTCCGAAGTTAACGACAAGACGGTTAACATTTTGCTGGAGTCGGCGAAGTTCGACGGCGGTACTGTCCGCAAAACCTCCCGCCAGCTTGGCCTTCGTTCGGAATCGAGCATCCGCTTCGAGAAGGAAGTGGATCCGGCCCGCGTTATTCCGGCACTGAACCGCGCGGCTGCTCTTATTGCCGAGCTTGCCGACGGTCTTGTGGCGGAAGGAATCGTTGAAGCGGTAGTTACAAAAACGGAGCCTGCCGTTGTAGAAGTAACGCTGGACAAAATCAACGGTTACCTTGGAACGGAGCTGTCGCGTCTTGAGGTTCAGACAATTTTTGACCGTCTGCATTTCAGCTACCGTCTATCCGACGCCAATGACCAGTTCGCCGTAACGGTGCCGACGCGCCGCGGCGATATTACGCGCGATGTTGACTTGATTGAAGAAGTAGCCCGGTTGTTCGGCTATGACAATATTCCTACTACGCCAATTCACGGCGACGTGACGCCTGGCGGGCTGACCAAGCCGCAGACGATCCGCCGCGAGCTGCGCAGAAGATTGACCGATGCAGGTCTTTACGAAGTGATCAGCTATTCGTTCACGGGTCCTTCCCGCACCGAGCTGTTCCCTGAGCTGACCGGCAAGGATCTGAAAGCGGTGAAGCTGGCTATGCCAATGAGCGAGGACCGCAGCGTTCTCCGTACTACGCTGATTGCTCAGCTGATCGAAACAGCAACGTATAACCGCAACCGTAAAAATGAGTCTTCCGCTATTTTCGAAATCGGCAGCGTCTTCCATACGGAAGAAGAGCAGCTTACGCGTCTTCCGGAGGAGAAGCAGCGCCTTGCTGTATTGCTTACAGGCAACCGCGTAGACGCGCAGTGGAACCGCAAAGCCGAGCCGGTTGATTTTTACGATGCCAAAGGCGTTCTGGAAACCGTGATTGACGTTCTTGGTTTGACCTCGAAGGTTCGTTACGAATCGGCTCAGCCTGCGAACTTCCATCCTGGCAGAACGGCTGCGGTTATCGTGGATACCGCTCATGGACCGGAAACGATCGGTTACGTTGGCCAGCTGCATCCGACTTTGCAGCATGAAAGCGACCTTGCCGATACGTACGTAGTAGAGGTAGAACTGGGCACATTGTATGGGCTGGCTGATACCGCCATCGAATACAAGGTACTTCCGCGTTACCCTGCTATGCAGCGCGATATCGCCGTTGTGCTTGAACAGGCGGTTCCGGCAGCGAAGCTGACAGCAATTGCTTGGGCTGTTGCAGGCGAATTGCTGGAGTCCGTTCGAGTGTTCGACGTATTTACTGGAGAGAAGCTTGGAGCCGGCAAGAAAAGCGTTGCTTTGTCGCTCGTTTACCGTCATGCGGACCGTACGCTGACCGATGAAGAAGTGACCGAGCTGCACGGCAAAGTTGTTGCCGAGCTTGAACAATCTTTTGCCGCAGAATTAAGAAAGTAGGCAGGAAACCTTTTAAGCCGCATCGAAATAGTTCCTTGTGAACTTTCGATGCGGCTTTTTTGTGCTGAAAGGCGCTAAAAAGGGCTTAAAAGATGAGTTTTTTCACATATTTGAAACTTTCGCAATCGTTTTTTGTTACATAGATGAAGGCAAATGATTGGATTTGCGTATGACTTAAAAAACGCGGGACGTTGAATAGGAGGATAACCCAGTATGGATGCTGACCAAACCGTAGTAACAGTTGATATATACGGACATCAATATAAGCTTAAAGGTCATAACAATATTGATTATATAAAGCGGGTAGCCGGCTCGATCGATGACGCAATGAAAAAGCTGGCGATTGGCAATCCTCGTCTCGATATGCCCAAGCTGGCCGTTCTGGCAGCTGTTCAGATGACCGAGGAGGTTTTCCGGCTTCGCCGTGAAAACGATACTTTGCACGACGCCGAAGCCAAGCGGCTTGTGCTGGTTGATTTGCTCGAGCAGGCAAGCCGGCTGGAGGTTTCGCTGCGTGAAGAGCTTGCGGCTGTTCAGCAGAAATCCAGGTCAGAGCTGGAAGAGCTGCGGGGAGAATACGAAACCGAGCTGGCCGCTGCGAAAGAGGCTGCTGCAGAGGAGCTTGCAGCGAGGCTGGAAGAAGCAGCCGAGCTTCTCGCATTAGCCCAGGCGGAGGCGACGGAGGAAATCGAGCGTGTCCAGGCGCTAGCGGCAGAGCAGCTGGAGCAGGAGCTTGAGCTTGCGCAGACAAAAGCGGAAGCTGAGCTTGAGCGCGAGCGCGCGAAGTCCGCGGAAGCGCTGGCGGAGCAGCAAGCGGCAGCGGCGCAGGAGCTTGAACGCGAGCGGGCGCGAGCAGCGGAAGCGGCGGACGAGCTGGCGCTGGCAGAGGCGCTGGCCGCGGAGGAGCTTGAGCGCGAGCGGGCGAAGGCTGCGGAAGCGCTGGCGGAGCAGCAAGCGGCAGCGGCGCAGGAGCTTGAGCGCGAGTGGGCGAGAGCTGCGCAAGAGCTGGAGCGTGAGCGGGCGAGGGCAGCGGAAGCGTTAGCCGCGCAGCAAGCGTCGGCAGCGCAGGAGCTGGAGCAGGAGCGCGCGAGGGCGGCCGAAGCCGCGGAGGAGCTGGCGTTAGCCGAAGCGCTGGCTGCGGAGGAGTTGGAGCGCGAGCGAGCGAAGGCTGCGGAAGCGCTGGCGGAGCAGCAAGCGGCAGCGACGCAGGAGCTTGAGCGCGAGCGGGGGAAAGCAGCGGAAGCGTTAGCCGCGCAGCAAGCGTCGGCAGCGCAGGAGCTGGAGCAGGAGCGCGCGAGAGCGGCCGAAGCCGCGGAGGAGCTGGCGTTAGCCGAAGCGCTGGCTGCGGAGGAGTTGGAGCGTGAGCGAGCGAAGGCCGCGGAAGCGCTGGCGGAGCAGCAAGCGGCAGCGACGCAGGAGCTTGAGCGCGAGCGGGGGAAAGCAGCGGAAGCGTTAGCCGCGCAGCAAGCGTCGGCAGCGCAAGAGCTGGAGCAGGAGCGCGCCAGAGCGGCCGAAGCCGCGGAGGAGCTGGCGTTAGCCGAAGCGCTGGCTGCGGAGGAGTTGGAGCGCGAGCGAGCGAAGGCCGCGGAAGCGCTGGCGGAGCAGCTGGAGCTGGAACGCGCAAGAGCGGCGGCAAGTTTGTCGGAGCAGCAGGCGAAGCTGAACGAAGAGCTGGAGCGTGAACGTTTAAGGGCCGTCGAAGCGGCCGAGGAATGGGCTCTGGCGCAAGCTTTGGCAGCTGAAGAGCTCGAACGCGAGCGCGCAAGAGCAGCGGAAGTGTTGGCAGCGCACGAGGCGCAAGCGGCACAGGAGCTGGAGCAAGAACGGACGAAGTCGGCGGAAGCTGCGGAGGAGCTGGCGCTGGCTCAAGCCCTGGCCGCAGAAGAGCTTGAACGCGAGCGCGCAAGGGCAGCGGAAGTGTTGGCAGCGCTGCAGGCGAAGGCGGCACAGGAGTTGGAACAAGAACGCGCGAAAGCGGTCGAAGCTGCGGACGAGCTGGCGCTGGCGCAAGCCTTATCAGCAGAAGAATTGGAACGTGAACGTGCCGGAGCAGCAGAACTTCTTGCTGCTCTGCAGGCGAAGGCGGCACAGGAGGTAGAGCAAGAGCGAGCGAAAGCTTCGGAATTGCTAGCCGAGCAAATAGAGCGCGAGCGTGCGAGAGCTGCACAAGCACTAACAGAGCAGCAGGCAAAGTCTGAGGAAGAGCTGGAGCGCGAGCGGATCAGAGCGGTAGAAGCTGCTGAAGAATTAGCGTTGGCGCAAGCTATTGCAGCAGAAGAGCTAGAACACGAGCGGGAAAAGGCCGCAGAAGCCTTCGCTGCTTTGCAGGCGCAAGCCGCACAGGAGCTGGAGCAAGAGCGAGCGAAGACTGCAAAAGCCGCAGATGAGCTGACGCTGGCGCAAGCTCTTGCAGCAGAAGAGCTAGAACACGAGCGCGAAAAGGCCGCAGAAGCCTTGGCTGCTTTGCAGGCGCAAGCCGCACAGGAGCTGGAGCAAGAGCGTTTGAAAGCCGCGGAAATACTAGCCGAGCAAGTGGAACGCGAGCGTGCTAGGGCTGCGCAAGCACTAACAGAGCAGCAAGCGGCGGCAGCCGAGGAGCTTGCCTTAGCGCAGGCCTTGGCCGCAGAAGAATTGGAGCAAGAGCGTGCTAAAGCCGCAGAGCTTGCTGAACAGCTGGAGCGTGAACGTGCGAAAGCGGCGGAAGCGGCATCCGAGCTGCTGCTGAACCAAACGCTTGCTGCGGAAGAGCTTGATCTTGAACGCATTAGAGCTGCGGAAGCTTTGTCCGCAAAGCTGGAACAAGAACGCTCCATAGCCGCGAT
This region of Paenibacillus sp. JDR-2 genomic DNA includes:
- a CDS encoding sensor histidine kinase; the encoded protein is MSYKSLKFLILWIPTIVVGLWEYVRHVFLLPYISMELGNFLAPALVFLFTLTLLRGLFGKLEQTQEALQRERVSKASFQQREQLARELHDGISQSLFLLSVKLDKLEHMELGNDARDTTVQIRQTVKHVYEDVRQSIANLQSPAVVVDDSWLTAIHGAVNDLLQNSGVRAKLDWQLPEGVLSNKQLVELQSIIREALMNVRKYAQATEVQVISRQHGDEDFVCEIKDNGVGADPSQIDAKDRYGIRMMRDRAEQMGWLFDIKSAVGEGTTVRIQSGGEGNE
- the pheT gene encoding phenylalanine--tRNA ligase subunit beta, producing MKVSYQWLNKYIDLTGYTAEELAEKMTRGGIEIDSVESLNKGVSGVVVGYVKSREKHPDADKLSVCKIDVGTGEELQIVCGAKNVDAGQKVPVAMIGAKLPGDFAIKRAKLRGVESQGMICSAKELGINDKLLPKEQQEGILVLPESTPVGTPIGEVLGINDEVLELDLTPNRSDCLSMLGVAHEIGALTGREVRIPEPAVNHAADRADSHIAVSISAPEQCSHYSARYIKGVKIGPSPQWLQNRLIAAGVRPISNVVDVTNFVMLEYGQPLHAFDADAITTGRIDVRLAKQGEKIVTLDDQERTLEPQMLVITDGEKPVALAGVMGGASSEVNDKTVNILLESAKFDGGTVRKTSRQLGLRSESSIRFEKEVDPARVIPALNRAAALIAELADGLVAEGIVEAVVTKTEPAVVEVTLDKINGYLGTELSRLEVQTIFDRLHFSYRLSDANDQFAVTVPTRRGDITRDVDLIEEVARLFGYDNIPTTPIHGDVTPGGLTKPQTIRRELRRRLTDAGLYEVISYSFTGPSRTELFPELTGKDLKAVKLAMPMSEDRSVLRTTLIAQLIETATYNRNRKNESSAIFEIGSVFHTEEEQLTRLPEEKQRLAVLLTGNRVDAQWNRKAEPVDFYDAKGVLETVIDVLGLTSKVRYESAQPANFHPGRTAAVIVDTAHGPETIGYVGQLHPTLQHESDLADTYVVEVELGTLYGLADTAIEYKVLPRYPAMQRDIAVVLEQAVPAAKLTAIAWAVAGELLESVRVFDVFTGEKLGAGKKSVALSLVYRHADRTLTDEEVTELHGKVVAELEQSFAAELRK
- a CDS encoding response regulator; the encoded protein is MSEANGHIRVFLVDDHPHGREGMREIIGADPEFMVVGEAASGEEAIARIDDVLPDLVLMDINMPGMGGLEATQQLKYLYPSLKIVMVTVSDDITHLFEAIKRGAQGYLFKNLSPSAWREYLRAVVDDEAPMSKEIAFRLLQEFTSAASNGIKPAKTGSKPGHAGDASAMTTPLTAREKDILERVVTGESNKEIAVAFGLSEHTVKNHLKNILQKLHLDNRVQLTRYAYEQGMLEK
- the pheS gene encoding phenylalanine--tRNA ligase subunit alpha, which gives rise to MKERLEALRVEALQELQQVDNPQQLNDLRVKYLGKKGALTEILRGMGGLSAEERPVIGQVGNDVRAAIEGVIDEKQNAFLAAETENRLRAETIDVTLPGKALPTGAVHPLNKVAQEIEDVFVGLGYSIAEGPEVETDYFNFEALNLPKNHPARDMQDSFYITEDILMRTHTSPVQVRTMQQMNGKPIKVICPGKVYRRDDDDATHSFMFNQIEGLVVGPNIRMSDLKGTLLQFVQQMFGEQAQIRLRPSFFPFTEPSAEVDVTCVQCGGHGCRMCKQTGWLEILGCGMVHPRVLEMGGYDPKEVSGFAFGMGVERIALLKYGIDDIRHFYTNDQRFLSQFARM